The segment CACATGAAACTTAGAAATACATTTGCATTACCTTTCAATTAAACAAGCTCAACCTTTTGAGATAAGAAAAGCTAAAAAGAACTTCACTAACCATCAAAAAACTAGAAAACCAATCAGCCATGTCTATTATTCACAAAACCACCACCAAGTAATGTAGCTCACTTTAAATGAGTATCAACATAGGCACCAATCAATGGATTGATCATGATGATGAACGATACATACCACATCTCTTCCTAGTGATCTCACTTTTACTTATGCATTTGAAAGGGTTCATTATATAAGCTGCTACAACACCTCCAAtaataaaagaaagaaaagattctacaaattttaaaagaaaagaacAAGTATAAACCATCAAACATTAAAACATGTCTTTTTGTATTGCCTTATAAATGAATTGATCTTATTAGAAACGTAATTTGCATGTACAAGAAAGAGCCATTGTGCCCTAATCACTAAATGCTACAACCATAATACACTTACATATATAGGTAGCAAAAAAGATTTTTACAACCTAACTTAACTCCCTATCTTAAAAACCTCTCACTTTTCCACGCCTTTTGAAAAGAATCATACCCTAAAAAGTAAAAACACCGACTCGACTCAACTCAACTGGTTATCTGTAACTGTGACTGTGACTGTAACTAGTATACTCAAAATATCATctatacaacataacaacaaactTTTCAAACCATCATATTCAAATCTGTTAAATCATCCATTGGAATCTCAAGTCCCAAAAAGTCATCATCTTGTAACACCTCATCTCCAATGTTCAACCATGAACCTATGTCCTGTCCTTGTCCCACATCCACATCAAACTCGGGTAGTTGAAGGTGGGACAAATCAAGTGGATCCTCTAACAATAACATACACTCATTCTTTTCCTTCTCCTCCACCTTcggaatcggaatcggaatcgGAACCGGAATCGGAACTGAAGATACCTGACTTGTTTTCTGTTTTATCTTTGCTTTACTCTTTCTTTCACCGTTCCCAGATACCGTGGGTCGCCCGATTTTAGGACCTCCATTTCTGATTCCATTCCCTTTCCcttccctttccctttccctaTCACTCCTCTTTCCTTTTCCTGATGATATAGATGTACCCGCCACGTCATCAAGGTATAATTCCCGCTTCTTACTCCTGATTGGCCAGACGTCATCCTCTTTACCTTGATCAGATGAATGGTTTTGTGTATCTGGTGGATACGAGTCAAAGTTGGTCAATGAAGGGCTTTGTTGTGTATTTGTGTTATCATTAAAGTGGGATAATCCAGATAGGAACATGTCCATAAATAAAGGCTCAGAGAAGCAGCTTTTTCCAGTTGTTTCAAATTCATGACATCTGTCTAATGTCCGTTTCACACACTCTAAAGCAAGCTGCTTCGCCATTTTTCCATTGACACCTTTACCCCCGGGTGCATTTGGACCCCAAGAATTCTGCACATGAAAAAGGGTATTCAAAATTACAAGCTTTTGtcattaaagattctataatcaTGCACTTATACATTACCATGTACTTATGATAAGCGATTCTTGTGAGCTTTTCAAGAGAGAGTTGCTCGAATTCCCTACAAGTAAATGTTCGAATAAGAATcataaaagtcaaagtcaaagtcaaagtcaaagtcaaacaagaaACCATTAAAGAAAACACTTACTTCTCATGTAACACCCTTGCTTCCTCAGTAGACTTTAAAAGCTTGTTCAGTAGAGTTTTCTTTCTGGAAACCTGTAACTCAACTCTATTAGGTCTGTTTCTTCTCAAACAgactaaaatgaccattttacccttacatcccAAAAAGCAAATTCCATGATGTTCAACAATTTTTTACCTGTTGGTGATGTTTTTCTTCCAGCCTGCGGATATCTATGCTGACATCTTCATCTCCAGTCTGTACTAAATCCGGCTGAAGTGCAAAAATTTTAGGTAAATAAATTATTCAAGAAAGAAAATGCATGTGAATAAGAGAAAAAGACACATACCACAGGTGATGGATAGAGTCCAAGACTATGAATCTCCATGAGAAGTCTTTCATCCATGGACATGTTTCCATACTGATATTGAGAACATGTTACAACAGTAGGTTCTGAAACTAGTAGACCCTTGTAGCAATCATCAAAACCTGTATCTCTTAATGGTGAATCCATCCTGTAACTGCTTAAAAAACTTCCATCTGTTTCAGGCTCAAATGCAGATTCATAAACATCATTTCCATGCCAGGTGTAATCATTGTCATCTTCTTCAGAAATTAGAGCAGCAAGAAGCCTCTGACAGAGGGAAGTTCCTGACATTACATGTTCTGATGATTCACTACTGCATTCTGTTTCAGTTTTTGGAGGTTCAAAGCTTCCATTCGAGTGTGTATCACAATAATCTATTGAATTTGCAGTGTTAACAGTAGATTGTATACTTCCCTGTTGAAAAGTTAAAGAGAGTTGAAGTTTCATTGATAATAACTGATGAGACAGGAGTCATGTTATATATTACAGACCTAAAAAGAACAATCACCTCTTGCTTTATGTAGGCCACATCAGCATCATATACAAAACCAAAAAGTCGATCCATCTGACTCCAAAAAGGACTGGATGAAACAAAACCTGCAATTACAATTTACCAATCCATCTATTAGAAACTAAACCATGGTTAAAAGTACTAATAGAAACTAACCATGGTTAAAATTAAAACTACTACAGAACAGTACCAGGATTAGGATTGATAACAGCATTTGCAGCAGCCAAAAGCTCTCCGTTCCCATCATCTGAAGTAACTAATAGAAACTAACCATGGTTAACAGaggaacaaacaaaaaaaaactatgatAGTAATTGAATAGTCAACATTTCATATACCAAGAAAATCCGTAGGGGTAGTAATGGAAGAATGCTTTTGTCTCATATAAGCTTTCCGACCTGAGAGTTTCCTAGTGGGAGGCCGGCCTATTTTACTGTGAATATTTCATAAAATATGAacattaaaaaaagttaaaaagatTTATAGAGATGATATATTGAATATTGATATATaaatgtaaaaagaaaaaaacctTTCAGGCTTATCAACACCAACTCTTCCACTTTTAAGTTGTTTTGCTGTTCCAATAGATCTTGCAGAAGCAAAACCAGTCATGAACTTATTCTTTCTTGTTGAAAGGACTAAATTAGACATCTTTTGAACACTCGATCCACCTTTCTCTTCACTTACTTCAGCAGCCCCTGACTCCTCGCTTTCTGATAACGTATGGTCAACCTTTGACTTGAACTGCTTAGGAAATCTTTTTGCAAACCCTCGTCTTTTTTCACCAACAGTTGCATCACTATTACCCAAAGTTGACACATCATCATTGGATACAACAGGGACAAGATTCATTCTCCTTGCAGTACGTGAGATCTTCTGAGGCCTCCGCTCAGCCCACTGAGCGACAGGTGGCGATGATGACTGTGTTGGTGTTGATAGAGTACGTTTACGATTGGTGGGGCCCATGGCACTAGGGTTCTTACTTGTACCATGTGGTGACTGTGACTGTGACTGTGACTCCATGCCATTAGAAACAGTTGCCCTTTGTCCATGTGGCAGTTTAGGTATGCCACCTGTCCCTGATCTTGGACCTCTTGCAGTTGCATGCAACCTAGGGGTAGAAGAGGAACTACCAGAAATGAAGTCTTCTCTCACATTCACAGCTCCTGGCCTATGTCACAATATGCATCGGAATGGAATCAGAGTTATTATCTTGTACATTTCATTGGAATTGGTAAGTAATTGAGTTTAAGTATGTGGAAATAATGGAAAGATTTAGAACCCTTTTACATAAATGATTAAACTTGATGGGTTtcatataaaagagtttttacCTGAACCCATGAGAATCATTTAACCTTGACCTAGCATCAAGAAGACTCCTTGGGTGCACTCTGGAATCCCTGATTCCATCAATAGGTTTTGCTGACACTGAGCTTGCACTTAGAGTAGCATCAGCTTTCATTCCAGTGCGTTTCTTCTTCATTTTAGCTTTTTCCCATCCATCAGCTACAACTGGAATTACTCTTTCCTCACCCTGAAGGACATTGCTATTGGGAAGTCTTAGAACTTCTCTTTCCCTATCTACAGATCCAGATGATCTAGCAGGAGTGTTTGGTCGCACATCTGCCTACAATTCCCAAAACAtcataaaaaatttcaaaaaccaAACACAATTATAGGAAACACGTGTAAAAGATACAAGATACAAACCCTTAGATCCACCATAGAAGTTCTGGTTCGTTTATTGGGAACGACATTTTTGCCCCTCTCTTCAACTTTCTGTTGCTCATACTCAAAACCACTGGTGGTACCCATCTTGCCAACAGAAAAAGCATCTGGTCGAGATCTTTTCCTCGAGGGTATACTTGGAAAACACTTGTTCATTACTGACAATACATCACTAAAAATCTTCACTCTCTCCCTATCAAGTGAACAAAATATATTGAAACTGAATAAACTTCACagtttacactttacactttacACCCCTGGAAACAAACAAAATAGCTATAAAAGAAATTCACCTGGCTTTGATGGTTGATTCACGCAAACCAACTTTAAGTCTTTTGATATTCTCAGGTGATGAAGatggaaacttgccttttaaCAAACCAGAAGGGGAATCATCAGGTGCACAAAGTGCAGCACTTGCAAGTCTTTTGAAATCCCCAAATCGATTGCATTTATATTCGGCAGCCATTGACTTAAGGTCAAACCGCAAGCATTGGAAGAAATTAGTCACTTCCCCTTGACTTACATTTACAGTGCTTCTTGACATGCTTGGAAGAGAAGATAGGATTGGATTTTCAATGTTTTCACGGAAACTGGTTGATCTCTCCATTGATGGAGCTGTATGGGACCCACGTTTCCCGGAAGTAAATAATGGTCTACTTGGACTACTACTAGATGAAAGATCAAATTTACCAGATGATGCCATTGCACCAGTTTGTATGCATTATCTGTGTTGCAAACCCTGTCAACACAGTTGTGCATGACAATACTGTTGTGCCAAAGCACATGAAAGCAAAAGTTGAATATCTTGTCTGCTATAGAATAAGCCTAAAACAAGAAAAAAGTATATTCATCAGATCTCTATAACTAATCCAAGCCAAAGAGGAGAAAGTTTTGATCAGATTGGTGCATTGGAAAAACATCAGAATCAGAATGATACTAAAACACTACCAAAAGCTTGAAATAGGAATGATCAGTAGATGGTGTATGAATTATGAGAATGATACGCCAATTTTCATATCACATCTAACATGGAACAAACTCAGACAAGCACACAAATTTATCCCTTGAGCACTGAAGATTTACGATCTCTATTGATCTTGATCAAAAGGCCGATCAGATGTTCTTGCATTCACCTAAGCTCATAAGACGATATGATCTCGATTGAACCAAATCAACGATAATCCAGTTCGTAATCCCTATGTCTATCTATTAAGTATGAATCTTTGATCGACATAAACATCAAGTAAATATCCATCCTTAAAACGCGGAAAGTATTTAGAGGGTATCCAAATCAGAATACAATCATACATATACTTCTGATCTCGGGTTTAGTAAATACGCACAGATTAAATATTAtccaaatcattaaaaaaaaaaactttagacACCTGATTTCTACAAATTCGTGGTAgttgaaaccctagaagtccaATCGACGAACAAAACGAGTTAAAAATTCAATCAATCAGAATCTTGCAAACCCACAAGTAAATCGGTGAGATGAAATTAATTAGATAAGAAAATAAAAACAGCGTATACAGATTTAGACGTAGATACCTTTAGTTGCAACTACTTTTCGCATGTGAATTCGTCCTTTAAGGGTTTATACGAAGCTTAATCGAATTCTTGTGGAATTTAACGTTAGGTTCTATTGAGAATTTGGGTTTCTTTTTGTGAAagattctaataataattattagatgTGTTGTTGAGTCTGGAGCTTAAAGaagaagaaataaaataaatcaaaagttCGTTTCGAAGCCATGGCAGCGCCCTCCCCAGTGCCTATGATCGGAGATGCGTTGGCTATTTGTGAAATTACGATTTTACCCAAACGAACCGGACCGTGATATAAgaaagacaaaattacataaatggtccttgtagttgacagaaaatatcactatAAGTCTTTTGTTTACTTTATAATATGGTTAGTCTTTTTTCAGGTTTAAAAGACGCATCGTTGCCAGAAAATGACTCACTGTGTACGTTTGAAGTTTGAAAAAGATCAATCATATTAAAATTTCTTCAAAAAGacttttagggggtgtttggcttagctttttagaGGCCAAAAGATTTTTTTAGAAAAGTTATAAAAAATCAGGTTTttctaatttttctaaaaagttgattttccttctttgcaaaatccaaaaatagcttTTAAAAGtcttttgtctatgatctttttTTAAAAAGACTTTTGGTCAttcaaaagctaagccaaactcCCCATTAATGATATGTTGTACCAACCATAAGGATCATTTGTGCAATTTTATCAATATCAATAATCAATAAGAAATAATAAAAACGAAATGGAAACAATGTAATAACCGGTTTAGTCTTAAACCAATAAACTTGGAGGCCTTTTAAGTCGAAAGTTATTAATTTGTAATTTAAATGAGAATCATATCAAATATAACTGATATTAATTTGATTCGATTTTAAATAAGTTTTACACACCATTTGATGGGCGGGTATTCttgaaaattttcctttttttagCTTTAGTTGAAAGTTATAGAAACTTGGTATTGAGGGACATAACCAATTATGTAACGAAGTAATGATGTGTAATTTTTAGATTTACTTGAGCATCTTagattattttataaaactaaattaactaaattttttacatatatgaatattctATAGACTTGAACTTTTCTGGAGATAAAGTTATTCTTTGTAAATGATCAAACTATATAAAAGCTATTATATTATCATTAGTTTACCTTTATGGAATtatttttcttgcataaaagctatagatatttaattttcttttatgtgTAAGCTATTATTGACATAAAGTCGGTTATCAGATTTgggcaaaaaaaaaaatttgaaaaaacatcataaatggtctttGTGGTTTCCTTATATCTGAATTCTAATATTCgtggtttaaaaacatcatagatggtctcagtgttttcaaaacttttaatgtttGATCCTTTTTGCTAACTTTGTTAGATTTCTACCGTTaaattaagggtatttatgtcATTTAACTATCTAGGGACCTTTTATgaggttttcttttattttattattttttaaaaaaaataaatttaatatccaaggtctctctctctctctctctctctctctctctctctctctctctctctctctctctctctctctctctctctctctctctctctctctctctctctctctctctctgcacCCCCAACCCATTTCCACTTCGTTTCTTCCTAGATGCAACAATCTCTTTACCCAATTGCAATCCCTAACCTTTGAAGCTTCGTATACCACCTAATCGTCCAAAAACAAAACCCACCTTCTTCGTCTTCTCCATCAAGGTCTGCTACCAGGCTCCGACAAGTGAGATCGAGGTGTCAATGGTGGTTGCCCCTCGATCACCGCCGTATGACCAGATCCACGTCGTTGATCGCCGATCGGATCATACGAGTCAATgatttcattttccctttttTCAAGAACCATAACAATCAACAACTTGTATGATCGAACCCAAAAGAAAACTATTTCCACTCACTAATAGGTGTGTAAGTGTGAAATTT is part of the Lactuca sativa cultivar Salinas chromosome 7, Lsat_Salinas_v11, whole genome shotgun sequence genome and harbors:
- the LOC111905444 gene encoding uncharacterized protein LOC111905444 isoform X2, encoding MASSGKFDLSSSSSPSRPLFTSGKRGSHTAPSMERSTSFRENIENPILSSLPSMSRSTVNVSQGEVTNFFQCLRFDLKSMAAEYKCNRFGDFKRLASAALCAPDDSPSGLLKGKFPSSSPENIKRLKVGLRESTIKARERVKIFSDVLSVMNKCFPSIPSRKRSRPDAFSVGKMGTTSGFEYEQQKVEERGKNVVPNKRTRTSMVDLRADVRPNTPARSSGSVDREREVLRLPNSNVLQGEERVIPVVADGWEKAKMKKKRTGMKADATLSASSVSAKPIDGIRDSRVHPRSLLDARSRLNDSHGFRPGAVNVREDFISGSSSSTPRLHATARGPRSGTGGIPKLPHGQRATVSNGMESQSQSQSPHGTSKNPSAMGPTNRKRTLSTPTQSSSPPVAQWAERRPQKISRTARRMNLVPVVSNDDVSTLGNSDATVGEKRRGFAKRFPKQFKSKVDHTLSESEESGAAEVSEEKGGSSVQKMSNLVLSTRKNKFMTGFASARSIGTAKQLKSGRVGVDKPESKIGRPPTRKLSGRKAYMRQKHSSITTPTDFLDDGNGELLAAANAVINPNPGFVSSSPFWSQMDRLFGFVYDADVAYIKQEGSIQSTVNTANSIDYCDTHSNGSFEPPKTETECSSESSEHVMSGTSLCQRLLAALISEEDDNDYTWHGNDVYESAFEPETDGSFLSSYRMDSPLRDTGFDDCYKGLLVSEPTVVTCSQYQYGNMSMDERLLMEIHSLGLYPSPVPDLVQTGDEDVSIDIRRLEEKHHQQVSRKKTLLNKLLKSTEEARVLHEKEFEQLSLEKLTRIAYHKYMNSWGPNAPGGKGVNGKMAKQLALECVKRTLDRCHEFETTGKSCFSEPLFMDMFLSGLSHFNDNTNTQQSPSLTNFDSYPPDTQNHSSDQGKEDDVWPIRSKKRELYLDDVAGTSISSGKGKRSDREREREGKGNGIRNGGPKIGRPTVSGNGERKSKAKIKQKTSQVSSVPIPVPIPIPIPKVEEKEKNECMLLLEDPLDLSHLQLPEFDVDVGQGQDIGSWLNIGDEVLQDDDFLGLEIPMDDLTDLNMMV
- the LOC111905444 gene encoding uncharacterized protein LOC111905444 isoform X1 is translated as MASSGKFDLSSSSSPSRPLFTSGKRGSHTAPSMERSTSFRENIENPILSSLPSMSRSTVNVSQGEVTNFFQCLRFDLKSMAAEYKCNRFGDFKRLASAALCAPDDSPSGLLKGKFPSSSPENIKRLKVGLRESTIKARERVKIFSDVLSVMNKCFPSIPSRKRSRPDAFSVGKMGTTSGFEYEQQKVEERGKNVVPNKRTRTSMVDLRADVRPNTPARSSGSVDREREVLRLPNSNVLQGEERVIPVVADGWEKAKMKKKRTGMKADATLSASSVSAKPIDGIRDSRVHPRSLLDARSRLNDSHGFRPGAVNVREDFISGSSSSTPRLHATARGPRSGTGGIPKLPHGQRATVSNGMESQSQSQSPHGTSKNPSAMGPTNRKRTLSTPTQSSSPPVAQWAERRPQKISRTARRMNLVPVVSNDDVSTLGNSDATVGEKRRGFAKRFPKQFKSKVDHTLSESEESGAAEVSEEKGGSSVQKMSNLVLSTRKNKFMTGFASARSIGTAKQLKSGRVGVDKPESKIGRPPTRKLSGRKAYMRQKHSSITTPTDFLVTSDDGNGELLAAANAVINPNPGFVSSSPFWSQMDRLFGFVYDADVAYIKQEGSIQSTVNTANSIDYCDTHSNGSFEPPKTETECSSESSEHVMSGTSLCQRLLAALISEEDDNDYTWHGNDVYESAFEPETDGSFLSSYRMDSPLRDTGFDDCYKGLLVSEPTVVTCSQYQYGNMSMDERLLMEIHSLGLYPSPVPDLVQTGDEDVSIDIRRLEEKHHQQVSRKKTLLNKLLKSTEEARVLHEKEFEQLSLEKLTRIAYHKYMNSWGPNAPGGKGVNGKMAKQLALECVKRTLDRCHEFETTGKSCFSEPLFMDMFLSGLSHFNDNTNTQQSPSLTNFDSYPPDTQNHSSDQGKEDDVWPIRSKKRELYLDDVAGTSISSGKGKRSDREREREGKGNGIRNGGPKIGRPTVSGNGERKSKAKIKQKTSQVSSVPIPVPIPIPIPKVEEKEKNECMLLLEDPLDLSHLQLPEFDVDVGQGQDIGSWLNIGDEVLQDDDFLGLEIPMDDLTDLNMMV